A genomic window from Corvus moneduloides isolate bCorMon1 chromosome 11, bCorMon1.pri, whole genome shotgun sequence includes:
- the RAF1 gene encoding RAF proto-oncogene serine/threonine-protein kinase isoform X6 — protein sequence MEHIQGAWKTISNGFGLKDSVFDGPNCISPTIVQQFGYQRRASDDGKISDASKTSNTIRVFLPNKQRTVVNVRNGMTLHDCLMKALKVRGLQPECCAVFRLLAEPKGKKVRLDWNTDAASLIGEELRVDFLDHVPLTTHNFARKTFLKLAFCDICQKFLLNGFRCQTCGYKFHEHCSTKVPTMCVDWSNIRQLFSQHRYSTPHAFTFNPSNPSSEGSLSQRQRSTSTPNVHMVSTTMPVDSRIIEDAIRSHGESASPSALSGSPNNMSPTGWSQPKTPVPAQRERAPGSNTQEKNKIRPRGQRDSSYYWEIEASEVMLSTRIGSGSFGTVYKGKWHGDVAVKILKVVDPTPEQFQAFRNEVAVLRKTRHVNILLFMGYMTKDNLAIVTQWCEGSSLYKHLHVQETKFQMFQLIDIARQTAQGMDYLHAKNIIHRDMKSNNIFLHEGLTVKIGDFGLATVKSRWSGSQQVEQPTGSILWMAPEVIRMQDSNPFSFQSDVYSYGIVLYELMTGELPYSHINNRDQIIFMVGRGYASPDLSKLYKNCPKAMKRLVADCLKKVREERPLFPQILSSIELLQHSLPKINRSASEPSLHRAAHTEDINSCTLTSTRLPVF from the exons ATGGAGCACATCCAGGGAGCTTGGAAGACCATCAGCAATGGGTTTGGGCTCAAGGATTCTGTCTTTGATGGCCCCAACTGTATTTCACCAACCATTGTCCAGCAGTTTGGTTACCAGCGCCGGGCGTCCGACGATGGCAAAATCTCGGATGCTTCCAAAACCAGCAATACCATCCGTGTTTTCCTGCCCAACAAGCAGCGCACCGTG GTGAATGTGCGAAATGGGATGACCTTGCATGACTGTCTCATGAAGGCACTGAAAGTAAGAGGTCTGCAGCCAGAGTGCTGCGCAGTTTTTCGACTTCTTGCTGAACCAAAAGG aaaaaaagtgcGTTTGGATTGGAACACAGATGCTGCCTCCCTGATTGGAGAGGAGCTGCGAGTGGACTTCCTTGATCACGTCCCCCTCACCACACACAATTTT gctcGGAAGACATTTCTGAAGCTAGCCTTCTGTGACATCTGCCAGAAGTTCCTGCTTAATGGCTTTCGGTGTCAGACATGTGGCTACAAATTCCACGAGCACTGCAGCACCAAGGTGCCAACCATGTGTGTGGACTGGAGCAACATCAGGCAGCTCTT ctcccagcacaggtaTTCTACACCTCATGCCTTCACTTTCAACCCATCTAACCCTTCCTCTGAGGGCTCTCTGTCCCAAAGACAGCGCTCCACATCCACACCAAACGTGCACATGGTCAGCACCACAATGCCTGTAGACAGCCGGATAATCGAG GATGCAATTCGAAGCCATGGTGAATCAG CCTCACCCTCTGCTCTGTCTGGAAGTCCTAACAATATGAGCCCAACTGGCTGGTCTCAGCCTAAAACCCCAGTCCCAGCCCAAAGAGAGAGAGCCCCTGGATCtaacacacaagaaaaaaacaaaatt AGGCCTCGTGGACAGAGAGACTCCAGTTATTACTGGGAAATAGAAGCCAGTGAAGTCATGCTCTCCACCAGGATAGGCTCAGGCTCTTTTGGGACAGTTTACAAGGGCAAGTGGCACG GGGATGTAGCAGTGAAGATCCTAAAGGTTGTGGACCCAACCCCAGAACAGTTCCAGGCTTTCAGAAATGAAGTGGCTGTCCTGAG GAAGACCCGGCACGTGAACATCCTGCTCTTCATGGGCTACATGACCAAGGACAACCTGGCCATTGTCACCCAGTGGTGTGAGGGCAGCAGCCTCTACAAACACCTGCACGTGCAGGAGACCAAGTTCCAGATGTTCCAGCTCATCGACATCGCCCGGCAGACGGCGCAGGGCATGGA CTATTTACATGCAAAGAACATCATCCACAGAGACATGAAATCCAATA atatatttCTTCATGAAGGCCTTACAGTGAAAATAGGAGACTTTGGTCTGGCAACTGTAAAATCCAGGTGGAGTGGATCCCAGCAGGTGGAGCAGCCCACGGGCTCGATCCTGTGGATG GCCCCCGAAGTGATCCGGATGCAGGACAGCAACCCCTTCAGCTTCCAGTCAGACGTCTACTCCTATGGAATAGTGTTATATGAGCTGATGACAGGAGAGCTGCCCTATTCCCACATAAACAACAGAGATCAG ATCATTTTCATGGTTGGCCGGGGCTACGCTTCCCCAGACCTCAGCAAGCTGTACAAGAACTGCCCCAAAGCCATGAAGAGGCTCGTAGCAGATTGTCTGAAGAAAGTGAGGGAAGAGCGACCTCTGTTCCCACAG ATCCTGTCGTCCATCGAGCTCCTGCAGCACTCTCTACCCAAAATCAACCGGAGCGCCTCGGAGCCGTCCCTGCACCGCGCTGCCCACACCGAGGACATCAACTCGTGCACGCTGACCTCCACCAGGCTGCCCGTgttctga
- the RAF1 gene encoding RAF proto-oncogene serine/threonine-protein kinase isoform X4, whose amino-acid sequence MEHIQGAWKTISNGFGLKDSVFDGPNCISPTIVQQFGYQRRASDDGKISDASKTSNTIRVFLPNKQRTVVNVRNGMTLHDCLMKALKVRGLQPECCAVFRLLAEPKGKKVRLDWNTDAASLIGEELRVDFLDHVPLTTHNFARKTFLKLAFCDICQKFLLNGFRCQTCGYKFHEHCSTKVPTMCVDWSNIRQLLLFPNSNISDSGVPALPPLTMRRMRESVSRIPVSSQHRYSTPHAFTFNPSNPSSEGSLSQRQRSTSTPNVHMVSTTMPVDSRIIEDAIRSHGESASPSALSGSPNNMSPTGWSQPKTPVPAQRERAPGSNTQEKNKIRPRGQRDSSYYWEIEASEVMLSTRIGSGSFGTVYKGKWHGDVAVKILKVVDPTPEQFQAFRNEVAVLRKTRHVNILLFMGYMTKDNLAIVTQWCEGSSLYKHLHVQETKFQMFQLIDIARQTAQGMDYLHAKNIIHRDMKSNNIFLHEGLTVKIGDFGLATVKSRWSGSQQVEQPTGSILWMAPEVIRMQDSNPFSFQSDVYSYGIVLYELMTGELPYSHINNRDQIIFMVGRGYASPDLSKLYKNCPKAMKRLVADCLKKVREERPLFPQILSSIELLQHSLPKINRSASEPSLHRAAHTEDINSCTLTSTRLPVF is encoded by the exons ATGGAGCACATCCAGGGAGCTTGGAAGACCATCAGCAATGGGTTTGGGCTCAAGGATTCTGTCTTTGATGGCCCCAACTGTATTTCACCAACCATTGTCCAGCAGTTTGGTTACCAGCGCCGGGCGTCCGACGATGGCAAAATCTCGGATGCTTCCAAAACCAGCAATACCATCCGTGTTTTCCTGCCCAACAAGCAGCGCACCGTG GTGAATGTGCGAAATGGGATGACCTTGCATGACTGTCTCATGAAGGCACTGAAAGTAAGAGGTCTGCAGCCAGAGTGCTGCGCAGTTTTTCGACTTCTTGCTGAACCAAAAGG aaaaaaagtgcGTTTGGATTGGAACACAGATGCTGCCTCCCTGATTGGAGAGGAGCTGCGAGTGGACTTCCTTGATCACGTCCCCCTCACCACACACAATTTT gctcGGAAGACATTTCTGAAGCTAGCCTTCTGTGACATCTGCCAGAAGTTCCTGCTTAATGGCTTTCGGTGTCAGACATGTGGCTACAAATTCCACGAGCACTGCAGCACCAAGGTGCCAACCATGTGTGTGGACTGGAGCAACATCAGGCAGCTCTT ATTGTTCCCAAATTCAAATATCAGTGACAGTGGTGTCCCTGCACTACCTCCCTTGACAATGAGACGGATGCGGGAGTCTGTCTCCCGGATACCTGTTAG ctcccagcacaggtaTTCTACACCTCATGCCTTCACTTTCAACCCATCTAACCCTTCCTCTGAGGGCTCTCTGTCCCAAAGACAGCGCTCCACATCCACACCAAACGTGCACATGGTCAGCACCACAATGCCTGTAGACAGCCGGATAATCGAG GATGCAATTCGAAGCCATGGTGAATCAG CCTCACCCTCTGCTCTGTCTGGAAGTCCTAACAATATGAGCCCAACTGGCTGGTCTCAGCCTAAAACCCCAGTCCCAGCCCAAAGAGAGAGAGCCCCTGGATCtaacacacaagaaaaaaacaaaatt AGGCCTCGTGGACAGAGAGACTCCAGTTATTACTGGGAAATAGAAGCCAGTGAAGTCATGCTCTCCACCAGGATAGGCTCAGGCTCTTTTGGGACAGTTTACAAGGGCAAGTGGCACG GGGATGTAGCAGTGAAGATCCTAAAGGTTGTGGACCCAACCCCAGAACAGTTCCAGGCTTTCAGAAATGAAGTGGCTGTCCTGAG GAAGACCCGGCACGTGAACATCCTGCTCTTCATGGGCTACATGACCAAGGACAACCTGGCCATTGTCACCCAGTGGTGTGAGGGCAGCAGCCTCTACAAACACCTGCACGTGCAGGAGACCAAGTTCCAGATGTTCCAGCTCATCGACATCGCCCGGCAGACGGCGCAGGGCATGGA CTATTTACATGCAAAGAACATCATCCACAGAGACATGAAATCCAATA atatatttCTTCATGAAGGCCTTACAGTGAAAATAGGAGACTTTGGTCTGGCAACTGTAAAATCCAGGTGGAGTGGATCCCAGCAGGTGGAGCAGCCCACGGGCTCGATCCTGTGGATG GCCCCCGAAGTGATCCGGATGCAGGACAGCAACCCCTTCAGCTTCCAGTCAGACGTCTACTCCTATGGAATAGTGTTATATGAGCTGATGACAGGAGAGCTGCCCTATTCCCACATAAACAACAGAGATCAG ATCATTTTCATGGTTGGCCGGGGCTACGCTTCCCCAGACCTCAGCAAGCTGTACAAGAACTGCCCCAAAGCCATGAAGAGGCTCGTAGCAGATTGTCTGAAGAAAGTGAGGGAAGAGCGACCTCTGTTCCCACAG ATCCTGTCGTCCATCGAGCTCCTGCAGCACTCTCTACCCAAAATCAACCGGAGCGCCTCGGAGCCGTCCCTGCACCGCGCTGCCCACACCGAGGACATCAACTCGTGCACGCTGACCTCCACCAGGCTGCCCGTgttctga
- the RAF1 gene encoding RAF proto-oncogene serine/threonine-protein kinase isoform X5 gives MEHIQGAWKTISNGFGLKDSVFDGPNCISPTIVQQFGYQRRASDDGKISDASKTSNTIRVFLPNKQRTVVNVRNGMTLHDCLMKALKVRGLQPECCAVFRLLAEPKGKKVRLDWNTDAASLIGEELRVDFLDHVPLTTHNFARKTFLKLAFCDICQKFLLNGFRCQTCGYKFHEHCSTKVPTMCVDWSNIRQLFSQHRYSTPHAFTFNPSNPSSEGSLSQRQRSTSTPNVHMVSTTMPVDSRIIENNSLNASPSSWCRRFCLRGRWQDAIRSHGESASPSALSGSPNNMSPTGWSQPKTPVPAQRERAPGSNTQEKNKIRPRGQRDSSYYWEIEASEVMLSTRIGSGSFGTVYKGKWHGDVAVKILKVVDPTPEQFQAFRNEVAVLRKTRHVNILLFMGYMTKDNLAIVTQWCEGSSLYKHLHVQETKFQMFQLIDIARQTAQGMDYLHAKNIIHRDMKSNNIFLHEGLTVKIGDFGLATVKSRWSGSQQVEQPTGSILWMAPEVIRMQDSNPFSFQSDVYSYGIVLYELMTGELPYSHINNRDQIIFMVGRGYASPDLSKLYKNCPKAMKRLVADCLKKVREERPLFPQILSSIELLQHSLPKINRSASEPSLHRAAHTEDINSCTLTSTRLPVF, from the exons ATGGAGCACATCCAGGGAGCTTGGAAGACCATCAGCAATGGGTTTGGGCTCAAGGATTCTGTCTTTGATGGCCCCAACTGTATTTCACCAACCATTGTCCAGCAGTTTGGTTACCAGCGCCGGGCGTCCGACGATGGCAAAATCTCGGATGCTTCCAAAACCAGCAATACCATCCGTGTTTTCCTGCCCAACAAGCAGCGCACCGTG GTGAATGTGCGAAATGGGATGACCTTGCATGACTGTCTCATGAAGGCACTGAAAGTAAGAGGTCTGCAGCCAGAGTGCTGCGCAGTTTTTCGACTTCTTGCTGAACCAAAAGG aaaaaaagtgcGTTTGGATTGGAACACAGATGCTGCCTCCCTGATTGGAGAGGAGCTGCGAGTGGACTTCCTTGATCACGTCCCCCTCACCACACACAATTTT gctcGGAAGACATTTCTGAAGCTAGCCTTCTGTGACATCTGCCAGAAGTTCCTGCTTAATGGCTTTCGGTGTCAGACATGTGGCTACAAATTCCACGAGCACTGCAGCACCAAGGTGCCAACCATGTGTGTGGACTGGAGCAACATCAGGCAGCTCTT ctcccagcacaggtaTTCTACACCTCATGCCTTCACTTTCAACCCATCTAACCCTTCCTCTGAGGGCTCTCTGTCCCAAAGACAGCGCTCCACATCCACACCAAACGTGCACATGGTCAGCACCACAATGCCTGTAGACAGCCGGATAATCGAG AATAACAGCCTGAAtgcttctcccagctcctggtgcagACGGTTTTGTTTGAGGGGAAGA TGGCAG GATGCAATTCGAAGCCATGGTGAATCAG CCTCACCCTCTGCTCTGTCTGGAAGTCCTAACAATATGAGCCCAACTGGCTGGTCTCAGCCTAAAACCCCAGTCCCAGCCCAAAGAGAGAGAGCCCCTGGATCtaacacacaagaaaaaaacaaaatt AGGCCTCGTGGACAGAGAGACTCCAGTTATTACTGGGAAATAGAAGCCAGTGAAGTCATGCTCTCCACCAGGATAGGCTCAGGCTCTTTTGGGACAGTTTACAAGGGCAAGTGGCACG GGGATGTAGCAGTGAAGATCCTAAAGGTTGTGGACCCAACCCCAGAACAGTTCCAGGCTTTCAGAAATGAAGTGGCTGTCCTGAG GAAGACCCGGCACGTGAACATCCTGCTCTTCATGGGCTACATGACCAAGGACAACCTGGCCATTGTCACCCAGTGGTGTGAGGGCAGCAGCCTCTACAAACACCTGCACGTGCAGGAGACCAAGTTCCAGATGTTCCAGCTCATCGACATCGCCCGGCAGACGGCGCAGGGCATGGA CTATTTACATGCAAAGAACATCATCCACAGAGACATGAAATCCAATA atatatttCTTCATGAAGGCCTTACAGTGAAAATAGGAGACTTTGGTCTGGCAACTGTAAAATCCAGGTGGAGTGGATCCCAGCAGGTGGAGCAGCCCACGGGCTCGATCCTGTGGATG GCCCCCGAAGTGATCCGGATGCAGGACAGCAACCCCTTCAGCTTCCAGTCAGACGTCTACTCCTATGGAATAGTGTTATATGAGCTGATGACAGGAGAGCTGCCCTATTCCCACATAAACAACAGAGATCAG ATCATTTTCATGGTTGGCCGGGGCTACGCTTCCCCAGACCTCAGCAAGCTGTACAAGAACTGCCCCAAAGCCATGAAGAGGCTCGTAGCAGATTGTCTGAAGAAAGTGAGGGAAGAGCGACCTCTGTTCCCACAG ATCCTGTCGTCCATCGAGCTCCTGCAGCACTCTCTACCCAAAATCAACCGGAGCGCCTCGGAGCCGTCCCTGCACCGCGCTGCCCACACCGAGGACATCAACTCGTGCACGCTGACCTCCACCAGGCTGCCCGTgttctga
- the RAF1 gene encoding RAF proto-oncogene serine/threonine-protein kinase isoform X1, translating into MEHIQGAWKTISNGFGLKDSVFDGPNCISPTIVQQFGYQRRASDDGKISDASKTSNTIRVFLPNKQRTVVNVRNGMTLHDCLMKALKVRGLQPECCAVFRLLAEPKGKKVRLDWNTDAASLIGEELRVDFLDHVPLTTHNFARKTFLKLAFCDICQKFLLNGFRCQTCGYKFHEHCSTKVPTMCVDWSNIRQLLLFPNSNISDSGVPALPPLTMRRMRESVSRIPVSSQHRYSTPHAFTFNPSNPSSEGSLSQRQRSTSTPNVHMVSTTMPVDSRIIENNSLNASPSSWCRRFCLRGRWQDAIRSHGESASPSALSGSPNNMSPTGWSQPKTPVPAQRERAPGSNTQEKNKIRPRGQRDSSYYWEIEASEVMLSTRIGSGSFGTVYKGKWHGDVAVKILKVVDPTPEQFQAFRNEVAVLRKTRHVNILLFMGYMTKDNLAIVTQWCEGSSLYKHLHVQETKFQMFQLIDIARQTAQGMDYLHAKNIIHRDMKSNNIFLHEGLTVKIGDFGLATVKSRWSGSQQVEQPTGSILWMAPEVIRMQDSNPFSFQSDVYSYGIVLYELMTGELPYSHINNRDQIIFMVGRGYASPDLSKLYKNCPKAMKRLVADCLKKVREERPLFPQILSSIELLQHSLPKINRSASEPSLHRAAHTEDINSCTLTSTRLPVF; encoded by the exons ATGGAGCACATCCAGGGAGCTTGGAAGACCATCAGCAATGGGTTTGGGCTCAAGGATTCTGTCTTTGATGGCCCCAACTGTATTTCACCAACCATTGTCCAGCAGTTTGGTTACCAGCGCCGGGCGTCCGACGATGGCAAAATCTCGGATGCTTCCAAAACCAGCAATACCATCCGTGTTTTCCTGCCCAACAAGCAGCGCACCGTG GTGAATGTGCGAAATGGGATGACCTTGCATGACTGTCTCATGAAGGCACTGAAAGTAAGAGGTCTGCAGCCAGAGTGCTGCGCAGTTTTTCGACTTCTTGCTGAACCAAAAGG aaaaaaagtgcGTTTGGATTGGAACACAGATGCTGCCTCCCTGATTGGAGAGGAGCTGCGAGTGGACTTCCTTGATCACGTCCCCCTCACCACACACAATTTT gctcGGAAGACATTTCTGAAGCTAGCCTTCTGTGACATCTGCCAGAAGTTCCTGCTTAATGGCTTTCGGTGTCAGACATGTGGCTACAAATTCCACGAGCACTGCAGCACCAAGGTGCCAACCATGTGTGTGGACTGGAGCAACATCAGGCAGCTCTT ATTGTTCCCAAATTCAAATATCAGTGACAGTGGTGTCCCTGCACTACCTCCCTTGACAATGAGACGGATGCGGGAGTCTGTCTCCCGGATACCTGTTAG ctcccagcacaggtaTTCTACACCTCATGCCTTCACTTTCAACCCATCTAACCCTTCCTCTGAGGGCTCTCTGTCCCAAAGACAGCGCTCCACATCCACACCAAACGTGCACATGGTCAGCACCACAATGCCTGTAGACAGCCGGATAATCGAG AATAACAGCCTGAAtgcttctcccagctcctggtgcagACGGTTTTGTTTGAGGGGAAGA TGGCAG GATGCAATTCGAAGCCATGGTGAATCAG CCTCACCCTCTGCTCTGTCTGGAAGTCCTAACAATATGAGCCCAACTGGCTGGTCTCAGCCTAAAACCCCAGTCCCAGCCCAAAGAGAGAGAGCCCCTGGATCtaacacacaagaaaaaaacaaaatt AGGCCTCGTGGACAGAGAGACTCCAGTTATTACTGGGAAATAGAAGCCAGTGAAGTCATGCTCTCCACCAGGATAGGCTCAGGCTCTTTTGGGACAGTTTACAAGGGCAAGTGGCACG GGGATGTAGCAGTGAAGATCCTAAAGGTTGTGGACCCAACCCCAGAACAGTTCCAGGCTTTCAGAAATGAAGTGGCTGTCCTGAG GAAGACCCGGCACGTGAACATCCTGCTCTTCATGGGCTACATGACCAAGGACAACCTGGCCATTGTCACCCAGTGGTGTGAGGGCAGCAGCCTCTACAAACACCTGCACGTGCAGGAGACCAAGTTCCAGATGTTCCAGCTCATCGACATCGCCCGGCAGACGGCGCAGGGCATGGA CTATTTACATGCAAAGAACATCATCCACAGAGACATGAAATCCAATA atatatttCTTCATGAAGGCCTTACAGTGAAAATAGGAGACTTTGGTCTGGCAACTGTAAAATCCAGGTGGAGTGGATCCCAGCAGGTGGAGCAGCCCACGGGCTCGATCCTGTGGATG GCCCCCGAAGTGATCCGGATGCAGGACAGCAACCCCTTCAGCTTCCAGTCAGACGTCTACTCCTATGGAATAGTGTTATATGAGCTGATGACAGGAGAGCTGCCCTATTCCCACATAAACAACAGAGATCAG ATCATTTTCATGGTTGGCCGGGGCTACGCTTCCCCAGACCTCAGCAAGCTGTACAAGAACTGCCCCAAAGCCATGAAGAGGCTCGTAGCAGATTGTCTGAAGAAAGTGAGGGAAGAGCGACCTCTGTTCCCACAG ATCCTGTCGTCCATCGAGCTCCTGCAGCACTCTCTACCCAAAATCAACCGGAGCGCCTCGGAGCCGTCCCTGCACCGCGCTGCCCACACCGAGGACATCAACTCGTGCACGCTGACCTCCACCAGGCTGCCCGTgttctga
- the RAF1 gene encoding RAF proto-oncogene serine/threonine-protein kinase isoform X2, with amino-acid sequence MEHIQGAWKTISNGFGLKDSVFDGPNCISPTIVQQFGYQRRASDDGKISDASKTSNTIRVFLPNKQRTVVNVRNGMTLHDCLMKALKVRGLQPECCAVFRLLAEPKGKKVRLDWNTDAASLIGEELRVDFLDHVPLTTHNFARKTFLKLAFCDICQKFLLNGFRCQTCGYKFHEHCSTKVPTMCVDWSNIRQLLLFPNSNISDSGVPALPPLTMRRMRESVSRIPVSSQHRYSTPHAFTFNPSNPSSEGSLSQRQRSTSTPNVHMVSTTMPVDSRIIENNSLNASPSSWCRRFCLRGRDAIRSHGESASPSALSGSPNNMSPTGWSQPKTPVPAQRERAPGSNTQEKNKIRPRGQRDSSYYWEIEASEVMLSTRIGSGSFGTVYKGKWHGDVAVKILKVVDPTPEQFQAFRNEVAVLRKTRHVNILLFMGYMTKDNLAIVTQWCEGSSLYKHLHVQETKFQMFQLIDIARQTAQGMDYLHAKNIIHRDMKSNNIFLHEGLTVKIGDFGLATVKSRWSGSQQVEQPTGSILWMAPEVIRMQDSNPFSFQSDVYSYGIVLYELMTGELPYSHINNRDQIIFMVGRGYASPDLSKLYKNCPKAMKRLVADCLKKVREERPLFPQILSSIELLQHSLPKINRSASEPSLHRAAHTEDINSCTLTSTRLPVF; translated from the exons ATGGAGCACATCCAGGGAGCTTGGAAGACCATCAGCAATGGGTTTGGGCTCAAGGATTCTGTCTTTGATGGCCCCAACTGTATTTCACCAACCATTGTCCAGCAGTTTGGTTACCAGCGCCGGGCGTCCGACGATGGCAAAATCTCGGATGCTTCCAAAACCAGCAATACCATCCGTGTTTTCCTGCCCAACAAGCAGCGCACCGTG GTGAATGTGCGAAATGGGATGACCTTGCATGACTGTCTCATGAAGGCACTGAAAGTAAGAGGTCTGCAGCCAGAGTGCTGCGCAGTTTTTCGACTTCTTGCTGAACCAAAAGG aaaaaaagtgcGTTTGGATTGGAACACAGATGCTGCCTCCCTGATTGGAGAGGAGCTGCGAGTGGACTTCCTTGATCACGTCCCCCTCACCACACACAATTTT gctcGGAAGACATTTCTGAAGCTAGCCTTCTGTGACATCTGCCAGAAGTTCCTGCTTAATGGCTTTCGGTGTCAGACATGTGGCTACAAATTCCACGAGCACTGCAGCACCAAGGTGCCAACCATGTGTGTGGACTGGAGCAACATCAGGCAGCTCTT ATTGTTCCCAAATTCAAATATCAGTGACAGTGGTGTCCCTGCACTACCTCCCTTGACAATGAGACGGATGCGGGAGTCTGTCTCCCGGATACCTGTTAG ctcccagcacaggtaTTCTACACCTCATGCCTTCACTTTCAACCCATCTAACCCTTCCTCTGAGGGCTCTCTGTCCCAAAGACAGCGCTCCACATCCACACCAAACGTGCACATGGTCAGCACCACAATGCCTGTAGACAGCCGGATAATCGAG AATAACAGCCTGAAtgcttctcccagctcctggtgcagACGGTTTTGTTTGAGGGGAAGA GATGCAATTCGAAGCCATGGTGAATCAG CCTCACCCTCTGCTCTGTCTGGAAGTCCTAACAATATGAGCCCAACTGGCTGGTCTCAGCCTAAAACCCCAGTCCCAGCCCAAAGAGAGAGAGCCCCTGGATCtaacacacaagaaaaaaacaaaatt AGGCCTCGTGGACAGAGAGACTCCAGTTATTACTGGGAAATAGAAGCCAGTGAAGTCATGCTCTCCACCAGGATAGGCTCAGGCTCTTTTGGGACAGTTTACAAGGGCAAGTGGCACG GGGATGTAGCAGTGAAGATCCTAAAGGTTGTGGACCCAACCCCAGAACAGTTCCAGGCTTTCAGAAATGAAGTGGCTGTCCTGAG GAAGACCCGGCACGTGAACATCCTGCTCTTCATGGGCTACATGACCAAGGACAACCTGGCCATTGTCACCCAGTGGTGTGAGGGCAGCAGCCTCTACAAACACCTGCACGTGCAGGAGACCAAGTTCCAGATGTTCCAGCTCATCGACATCGCCCGGCAGACGGCGCAGGGCATGGA CTATTTACATGCAAAGAACATCATCCACAGAGACATGAAATCCAATA atatatttCTTCATGAAGGCCTTACAGTGAAAATAGGAGACTTTGGTCTGGCAACTGTAAAATCCAGGTGGAGTGGATCCCAGCAGGTGGAGCAGCCCACGGGCTCGATCCTGTGGATG GCCCCCGAAGTGATCCGGATGCAGGACAGCAACCCCTTCAGCTTCCAGTCAGACGTCTACTCCTATGGAATAGTGTTATATGAGCTGATGACAGGAGAGCTGCCCTATTCCCACATAAACAACAGAGATCAG ATCATTTTCATGGTTGGCCGGGGCTACGCTTCCCCAGACCTCAGCAAGCTGTACAAGAACTGCCCCAAAGCCATGAAGAGGCTCGTAGCAGATTGTCTGAAGAAAGTGAGGGAAGAGCGACCTCTGTTCCCACAG ATCCTGTCGTCCATCGAGCTCCTGCAGCACTCTCTACCCAAAATCAACCGGAGCGCCTCGGAGCCGTCCCTGCACCGCGCTGCCCACACCGAGGACATCAACTCGTGCACGCTGACCTCCACCAGGCTGCCCGTgttctga